A part of Asterias rubens chromosome 14, eAstRub1.3, whole genome shotgun sequence genomic DNA contains:
- the LOC117299259 gene encoding placenta-specific gene 8 protein-like isoform X2, with the protein MDPVMSQPKYEDQADVCFQPMGQQVTMISTQPTTTVIQIQTNVNFPRGIPRDWSTPLCGCFEDVGGCLMGWFCFPCYECHVATKMGESCCTPCCYQNTTTAMRVHFRGRHNLQGTLINDACVGCWCRQCALCQISREIDNMTTGRAIP; encoded by the exons ATGGATCCGGTCATGTCCCAACCGAAGTATGAGGATCAGGCTGACGTCTGTTTCCAGCCAATGGGGCAGCAGGTTACTATGATTTCCACTCAACCAACCACGACTGTTATTCAG ATACAGACAAATGTTAACTTCCCCCGAGGGATTCCTCGTGATTGGTCTACTCCACTCTGTGGTTGCTTTGAAGATGTCGGTGGCT GTTTGATGGGATGGTTTTGCTTTCCGTGTTATGAGTGTCACGTGGCCACTAAGATGGGAGAGTCCTGCTGCACTCCATGCTGCTACCAAAACACCACTACAGCCATGAGGGTGCACTTCCGTGGACGTCATAACCTACAG ggTACCTTGATCAACGACGCCTGTGTGGGTTGCTGGTGTCGGCAGTGCGCGCTGTGCCAGATCTCAAGAGAGATAGATAACATGACGACCGGCCGAGCCATCCCATAG
- the LOC117299259 gene encoding placenta-specific gene 8 protein-like isoform X1, producing the protein MAMNSDGYVAMDPVMSQPKYEDQADVCFQPMGQQVTMISTQPTTTVIQIQTNVNFPRGIPRDWSTPLCGCFEDVGGCLMGWFCFPCYECHVATKMGESCCTPCCYQNTTTAMRVHFRGRHNLQGTLINDACVGCWCRQCALCQISREIDNMTTGRAIP; encoded by the exons ATGGCCATGAACTCCGATGGATACG TTGCAATGGATCCGGTCATGTCCCAACCGAAGTATGAGGATCAGGCTGACGTCTGTTTCCAGCCAATGGGGCAGCAGGTTACTATGATTTCCACTCAACCAACCACGACTGTTATTCAG ATACAGACAAATGTTAACTTCCCCCGAGGGATTCCTCGTGATTGGTCTACTCCACTCTGTGGTTGCTTTGAAGATGTCGGTGGCT GTTTGATGGGATGGTTTTGCTTTCCGTGTTATGAGTGTCACGTGGCCACTAAGATGGGAGAGTCCTGCTGCACTCCATGCTGCTACCAAAACACCACTACAGCCATGAGGGTGCACTTCCGTGGACGTCATAACCTACAG ggTACCTTGATCAACGACGCCTGTGTGGGTTGCTGGTGTCGGCAGTGCGCGCTGTGCCAGATCTCAAGAGAGATAGATAACATGACGACCGGCCGAGCCATCCCATAG